In the genome of Epinephelus moara isolate mb chromosome 14, YSFRI_EMoa_1.0, whole genome shotgun sequence, the window ATGTGCGGCACAGGCGTCCTGATGTGAAGATGATGTGTggggatttgtgtgtgtgtgtgtgtgtgtgtgtgtgtgtttctgctgcacAGCTGCTGCTTCTTTAAGAGCCACCGCCCGCCCCCTCTCCTGTATTTTTAGCTGAGCCAGCCACTTCATTTGCTGGATAAGACAGACAGTTGTGTACCGTATGATCTCACTTAATcgttttaataaatcaaatcttATACTGCGGATTTGCCGTGGGCCTACAGCCAGCTGTTCCCTGGAAATGTCGTATAGGGTAGACATTTGTCCCGCCGCTGTCGGATGCTGAAACGCGCAATCAGCCTGTGGATGCTTGATGTCCATTATGAAACGCAATGCTGCACTGGGCACCGAGTAGGCGCAGCGCTTTTGAGATCAAATGAATTACAAGAAATCAATTTAGCTGCAAAATACTCCTGTGGCGCGGACGGTTCAAGGTGGTCCAGCATCTTTCTCCTCAGCCCTCcgcttcctctcttttcttggATTGTGGATAACAAGCAGCCTTCAAGACGGAGGGGGTGGTGGAGCATCGAGGAAAAAATAGGGGCAATATGAGAGAGCGGGACTTCATGCCCAATATGGAGAGGGGCAAACCTGCTACTTATACGGGGGACAAAAAGGCTAAGATGGCTGCTAAGACTAACAAGAAGTGGGTGAGACTAGCCACTGTTTTTGCTTATGTATTGTCCGTGTCTTTAGCAGCCATTATTCTGGCAATTTACTACAGCCTGATCTGGAAACCAACCAGTGCATCCTCATCTGCGGGGAAGCCGGGAGTACCCGAGGAGGTCACCCCCACCGCAAACATCTCAACTAATATTTCCACAAGCACCAATGCCACAGAGTGGAACTCTACACAGACTGGACTGCTATCTCTCAACCAGACCAGGCAGGGCACAACCCCGTACAGTCAGGCGTTTCAGTGGGATGACAGAGCCGAGAGTGTGGCGGTCTCTGGAGCAGATATTGCGCACTCGCAGCAGGAAGACGGACTCTACGCATCTTCCCACGGTCACACAAGCGCGGAGAGATCGGACACTTTGGGGAGACAAAAACACGAAGTGAGCCTCTATATGCCGTCAAGCACCAGGGAGTCTGGgcacgaggaggaggaggacagggagACGCACAGACAGGGCGACGGGGCCACTGACAAAAGCGACCCGGACCTGCAGGCGGCTGCAGATGCTGCCACAGTTGCTCCAACATCCGCGACGAGCCGAGCCGACCTGAGAGGAGACTGATCGGGCCTCATCCcctccatcaccaccaccaccactaccacacCCCCTTctccctttcacacacacataaactgaCCCAAGGAGTGTTTTACAGAATCAGTGCCGCAGGTCggatcacacacacaggtcaccTTAACCTGCAGAGCCTCTTATGGATGCTTAACTGCACATATTAACTGACATCTTGCTCTGAACCCTCATAAGACAAGAGGAGACCTCGCTTCTTCAGTGAACACTGTTTCCCCCCTCAACACTAACTAtgcggtttttttttttgttttaggcCATATGTATGCCTTAAATCAATGTGTGTCTACTTTACCTCGGACAGCTTCTGAGGCCACTAACCTGCCTGTGCGCGTGGATAACACTGGTATAGatattttgttaaatgaatagGACGCAGACTGCAGAGATGCGTTTGGTTTTTGCAGGACATAAATATTCCTCACAGGCATACAGCGCTTAACATCACTGCCATTCATCGGCTGGTCTAAATCAATACtgcgttttgttttgttttttgcattttaacataggctgtgttttctgttcatGGATCAAACCTGGAGTAGAAGAAGCCGCATTATTGAGTTATGCTCAGGTATGTGCATATAACCATGTAAATGTATTGTGTATTTGGTTATGTACATATAGGGCAGGCATACATCTTTTTGGGCCTCGATGAACTTTTAGTGTAATTAGATGATTTTtattaaaggtacagtatgtATAATAGGTATAACTATATCACAAGGTACAAATAAACATCCTTAGAAAATCATTCCTATGGTTTTATAGTAGATCTATGTAAATCATGATTTGATCACTGACATTATCCTGTATGTTaatgatattttatttattcagagcCAGAATGGATAATATATATTCAAATAAATGTTAGGTTTTTCCTAACACctgccattttatttcaaataatgAAGCGTGAGATGGGTTTAAATTGACCGTGTTTCACTTCAGGCTATTAGTTGAGTAAAGTATAATGTGTAAAACCCACATTTATTGATTGATGCCAAGAGGGAGGCtgataagaaataataataacagtgcAAGCATTCAGTTTATGCTCGTCCTTGTGAGCTGGGCATTAATCAAATCACAGTGGGAGCACTTTAATTACCTGAGTGGACCGTCCACTGTGTGATCAGAGGGACTGTCTGCTCCTATGGAGCGACCAGCATTCATCTTTCCAGTCTGCCACAGTTCAGTCGCTGCATCTCTCACTGAAAACCACTTCACACAGTCACATGTAGTGAACTATGAAGTGGAAATAAGACCAAACCACCCCGTGCGCCCTCTCAGCAGCATGTGAGGGAGGTGTATCGATTTGAGAGATCTGTTGTTGCGCTGTGCAAAACAGAGAAGAACACATTACACAATACGGCTCGGTGCTATTTTGATCCAACTCTCCGTGAAAAGGACTGTTTGGTTTCTATGCTGGCGGTGACAAGCACCATTCACTATCACGCTGAAAGTAAAACCACTTGATGTACGCCGGGCAGCCAGTGCCTCAGAAATTTTGAAccgtgatgtaaacagtgatgacatgcactgttgtgttaatGTGACAGATTTTCAGAAGCAGAGCCAAGGTATGTGTGTCTGCTGAGCTGAACAGGAAGTTCATTCATCAGGCAAGATGGCACACGACACAAACATCACCCATCATCACAACATAAACAATGTGTGCCAGAATAAAATACTGTAATACAGAGCTACAGGCCTGTCAGTGCTGCAGTGGCCTCGGTATATAGCACAGCCTTGACAGAGATGTTTCTAGTGCCTCTTACGGCTTCCTCTGATATACGAGCGGAGTAAAGACTGACCTATCGATGTAGGAGTTCATCATTACTGACAGTTATTGCTGGAGGCTACGTCTGAGTCAGGACACAACATCTGACCTTATGACCCTTGAACCCAATCACCCAGGCAGATGATTATATAATCTGATGTGAAATcagttatacattatatattgGGTTCAGTGGGATTTATTTTATGGCTGTACTCATTACTTTAATGTTAGATTTGTCAAGAAAAAGCTGAGCAATTGCATTGTCCATCAGATAATTCGTAGCGAGACACAATATAAAGATTTGACACGAAATATACTGCAAATAATGTCAATAAAAGGCAGTAGAGCTTTATGCACAAAGTGCTTGAAGGAGCTCTATATGGCATTCAGAGCATGAGATTTAGAGCTGGGCAGgggttgtctgcacacagctctcaacatggaggtggctgtgCTGGTTGCTTGCTGCCAACAGTGTTTACACTGCAAACAACTGCCAGAGCTGCcactctcactcccaactcgtcacatACAGATGTTTGGTCAATCATCAGACAtcgacacacagaggcaccctttagcggcAGCACAAGACACACCAGGCGGCGGCATTTTTTAATGCTCCAGGCAACTGCCAAAGAATACAGAACGAAAAAGTCTGCATAGGGTGGGCGGTACTGGTAGTGAAGGGgtcaaactctggactttcacccaagagtctgctgtttgtgtcccttatgaaaccaaaagtgaaTATAGTTATTAaacatagtgtgctagtatgtgtagcatacaatgctagtgacatatgtcacttGACGTTAAATTATGTTAGGAACAAACGCAATGATTTTAAACAAAACTATGATTAtttttactaaacctaaccaaatgcTTTAGTTGCCAAAATTTAAGGAAGTAAACATAAAAACGAATTATATTTACTACGTTCTAAgtctattttgaaaagagactatgaatttaacaagcagaaactgtacatgtcctgtgaaaactcaatttatttttgaaaagacacaatgcatgtaagtAGCGTTAACTGACATGCTGTCCTGGagcgtccaaaactgacacaggaggGGAACCTAGCGCGTCATATTCTGACATGTcgagccactgaccaagcgtcagtatttgacaagttgggaatgagaatgtgGAGCTACTGGAGGGGGGCCGTTATGCTTCCACAATAACATCATGAGTCAGGACGGCATTATCAGTGGTAACTGccatatgagtgcagtgcagagtggtgTCAATTAGCTAGCCTGTGGGATACACTCACAGAGACTCATATGCAGTTACATGCACATGAAGTCAGACCGCCTACCACAACAAAGACCAGAGAAGCTCAGATAAGAACACAAAAAGGGGGTGTGACTTCATTTTTTGCTCAGGGTGCCactactccactatatcttgaCAAAGtacatatatattaatattaaataaatgctctgaatgttgtagAGAGCTCATTTAAAGATCCCAAACAGACAAGTAAATATTATACATATAATAATTGTCTAATTTGTGCTTGATACAATTTGTCCACAAAAAAGTACAATTACATGGTTAAAAATTCTCAAAATCACCTCCACCCTTTTGCCTTCATTAAAAAACCTAGAATCTATGAATATACAAATGATCTTTATCTGAAATGTTTCAGAGCTTCACTCATCTATTTGAAGTGTATATGGGATGTAGGCATCaagtttacataaatatttcataTTCGACCATGACTCGCTTCCAAACcagctgtgatgtcacaaagcCGTGCATGTTTTCAACTCAGACTGAAAGTAATCAGAGAAATTTCCCCCTTAagcagatgaatgtgaaaatgCCGTGCCGTTGTCCAACCTTGCAAGTGCAGCATTGTGCACTGTGAAACCTAAAAATCCAAACGaagtaacaaaataaacacattttttgagtgATGGTGGGCCTTTAAAGTTCTGCAGAGCCTTTTTCCTCATCAGATTTGACATGTTTTCGTGGTGACATGCTACAACCAAGAGACCACTCCAACAAAGCCTGAAGAATTAACGGCCTTTCAGTGTACCATTGTTTGAGCAAGACACCATCACAAAAGTTATGAAATATTAACATGATGTCTTGCGATACAGGAGAACAATGTGaagggagcaaaaacaaaagcgtTTTCAATTAATGAAAGGACAAAAGTGTGTAGTGATGCGCgataaaacaaaagcaaagatgTGTGTATAGGTAGGCGCTGTGTTGTCGATGCTCAGGGAGCGTAATAATAATGTTTGAAGAAAAATATACGGCATTCTTTTAATCATTGCTAGTTTGCAACAGGGTGAAACAACTGTGTGCTTCTATGATGTGATGATAAAGATTATGAAGATGCACAAATATTCATGAGGACAAGAAAATGGTATTATATAGGATGCAACTGtcaaggtcaaaaggtcaaatgGGTCTAAGGCTATATAGGACAGTATGTCTGCCCCATTTAGAGGcatgaactgattaaattttaCTTTACAAAGTAAAACTAGGTCACTCTCTAGCGGCCGTTCTAATAGTTCCCCGATAACAAGACaccattattataataatattcttttttttatgctgCAAAAGACCAAATTACGGCCTCAGATCAATACGGCAGGAAGCACATGGACACCTTGTCAGCCCAGCCTCCTGTCTCCAGGCTGCGAGGGTGGTGGTGATGTTGGGTGGGGGGAGAGCACACACTCTGCTTGATCAGGGCAGCTGCTGAGGCGTGGTTGTTACATCCTGAGCCGTGGCAGGACCGGGGGGATGACGCACACTCTCAGTGGGGACTGCCAGCCTCTCTATGTGAGGTTCTGTCAGGGTCGCAGGGCCGGGCTAGACCTCGCTTCCAATTAACCCACATCCATCAACTGTAATGAAACACCTCGAGAGCGTCCGACTGTTACCTCGCCGTGTTTATGGCTAATAGGTGGCATCATAGAACAAGGAACAGCATCGTTATAGCGATccatttttaaactaaaaagtaaCAGGATATACGCTTGTCTTTAAAGCTCACCAGTTAACACAACATGTCTTGTTTATTTTAGtacagaaaacaacatttaaaagagACTGGTTGTGGTTTTTGCACAGGGTTATGTATCATATTACCTCCTGGAGTCTTGTCATCACTGTTAGGTTGACTAGATTCATTTTACGAGCTCTTAGCCTGCTTAtttgttaaaagaagaaaaaaaagaatctctAAGCGCTGAATATAACAGACTATGctttaattatttgtttaaGAGGACGCACTCACTCAAATATATAATTTCCATCCAACTGTGTATTCaaacataaaccaaaaaaagttctgtttatgcaataaaataaaatcaaactgacATAATTACAATATGAGgatttatataataataataatacattttatttcttaggCGCCTTTCTgtcactcaaggacaccttacaatgGATAAAAGACAGTGCACAGTAcacaataaaatcaattaaaataatttaaaataagattacaaaagaaaatcacaaaaaGTACACACGAGTAAAAACAGTTAGATGTGGACAGGAAATGGGGTTAGTGAAGGGAAAAGGCGATCTTAAACAGGTGTGTTTTGAGTCGGGACTTGAATTGTGATAGTGTACTGATGTTCCTTATTTCGGGTGGAAGAGAGTTCCAGAGCCGGGGAGCAGAGCGGGTGAAAGCTCTGCTCCCCATGGTGGTGAGACGGGCGGAGGGGACAGTCAACAGAATGGAGGAGGATGATCGGAGGGTGCGAGAGGGAGTGGCAATGTGGAGAAGACTGGAAAGATATGGGGGGGCAAGATTATGGATGGCCTTGAATGCAAGCAGAAGGATTTTGAAGTCAATGCGGGACTTGACcgggagccagtggagctgctgaaggacGGGAGTGATGTGGTGGATGGCGGGGGTTCTGGTGATGACACGGGCAGCTGAATTCTGGACCAGTTGAAGTTTGTGCAGGGATTTGTGGATGAGACCGGAGAGGAGGGAGTTGCAGTAATCCAGGTGGGAAGTGATGAGACTATGGACAAGGATAGCAGTGGCATGGGGAGTAAGGGAGGGGCGGAGGCGGTTGATGTTGCGTAGGTGGAAGTAAGCAGACCGGGTGATGTTGTTAATGTGAGATCGGAAGGAAAGTGTGCTGtcgaggatgacacccagactcttaacctgTGGGGAGGGGGAGACGGAGCAGTTGTCAATGGTGAGGGGGAAACTGCCAGTTTTGGAAAGTGTTGACTGTGTGCCAATGAGAAGAATCTCGGTTTTATCAGAGTTGAGTTTCAGAAGATTTGAGGTGaaccaggattttatttcagttaagcAGTCAGTAagggaggagggtgggaggCAAATTAGGTCAACTCTATGAGCTATAGTTACACAAATCCTCATAGTCTactcatttcagttttattttgtgcttgtgtttatgtttgaatTACTTTACTCAAGATAGATGGACATTTTATGTGTAACTGGAATACATAAACCTGACAAAATAGAACAAATTATTTCTCTGAGTGCTCcaaacagagccaggctagctctTCCCtctgtttacagtctttatgctaagctaagctaacaggttGCTATGGCTTAGAATTTGCTGGATATGTATAAAAATTCAATTTATCTTCTTATAAAACTCTAATTACACTTGTTTTGAGAGCATTTTCCCTAAAAGCTAGAATTATTGCTTTACAGTAATTATATCAAATAATTTTTTCCGTCAAAAGTTTGAGtggaaaaacaactttttaactcctttctttgtgtttccaaGTGCTGTTATTGTTGGTGCTGCCTTCGCTAAGCCAATTAGATCACTTTACGTTTTTCTTTAGCGCCCACCAATGACTCAGGACTGCATTTTGCTTTCCACTTTTACTTTGACTGCTCCATCATCTGCCATTTCTGCTgctggggacagtaactgcaaagaacgttcattgatactctttggtaaatAATGATAGCTAAAACAAAAGCgttatcctcttcctgttttttgtAAATCCAGCCTTCGTTTTCCCGGCAGCTCATAGctggtggcagacagaattgcatgGTGAAAGCGAGGCTTtcagggaaccaatctaaacacTGATGGTGTCATTACTCTGCAGCCATCAcagtgcaatcaacatttactgcgtaatgataaattaaagcaaaaaccTTTCCATCTTTAACCTCGAGCATCACCGCAGCCTGCATGACTTAGTGACAGCAGAGGGAAAGCTACTGTCAGGGAGCCTGTGatatcacacacaaaaacagatcCTGTCTCACCTTGTTTCAAAGCTGCTCTGCCCAAAagttgagctttttttttttttcctcaggaaGGCAAGCTTGTGCAGAGTGCAGCTGACATAATCCTACACTGCACTTCAATCCTCTAACAGCCTACAGGACTCATTTCCATAATATCAACACCCCCACTGTAGTTCTGTACTATTGCGTCAGACCCTTCAAACTATTAGCTAGCTTAGCACCAAAGTGAACCAGGAGTGTTAGTGTCTCAAGCCGGAAACTGTGtgttttataattttatatACAGGAATCAAAAACCTTCAGGCTTGTGTTACaaagaaagtaaaacattttcaaggagactgaagctgctgcagttGCTGTACGGTAGGTCACACACCACAAAGCCTCAGTGGGAGAAGGCTGCTATGGAGATAGCCTTGGGAGGAGATAATTAAAATAGTAGCACCTATAAGAGGTCCCACCTGTAGGGCTGAGAGGGAGCCGTTTCCAATGCGACCGCCCTGTAGAGAGCTCATCTGAAATTAATCAAATCCAGCATGAAAGCAGACTCAGTGGAGCGAGGTGTAACGATATGGACTGCTGATGCTGCAGTGCTACGTTTCGGTCACATCTGCCCTCTTTACTTTGGGAGATTCACCACAGCAgccctctttgtttttttaagacgCAACAACTCTCCAGAGACGGGACTGAATTCATGTCTGTGGTGTTTTCCGCAGGTGCAACAAAGAGCGAGAGGCGGGGGAGGGAGGGTGACAGTGCAAAAAAATGATGCCAGTCATGATGTTTGAAATACAGAAAAACTTTATTGATGTTCCGTATGCCTCCTTCCAAATTGATCTACAGTAAATTAAGCTATGTTGCACACAGATTTAAATTAGCATGGATCAAaccttgacacacacacacacacactcatacacagcCACTCACGATTATTCCTTCCGTATGAGtggatgtgaaaacatggaggACAGCAGTGTACACCCAGGTGGAGCAGGACAATTACAACCACCTCCTAAATTTGACATTCAAGCGAGGTGAAAATGCAGATGTCTACTAACTAAATGCTAAACAAGGACAAAAGTACAACTGCTCTATGGTTGCAGGTCCTAACTTTCATCTCACTAAATTGAATCCCACAGggaattttaaatatttcagaGGTAATCTGTACAGTTTCCTTCACTTTCTATCCATATATAATATAGAATAAGGCCCCGACTCAAACACAGCACTtgttctttatttatgtttagACTGGCCTCAAACCTTGTGACTCGCTTCTTGATGTTTTTCAGTGTGCTTCTACTAGATTCCTGAtgatttgtattttatgtaaCCACTGTCGAAGCTGACAGGGCTCCGCAGCTCAGAGCATGTCCACTATGTTCTCTACTTTCGGTTACATAACTGTTTACTATACTGTAGCACTGACGAAAGCCAAAAACGTCTTTGAGGACAGAGTTCTTGTAAGGCTTCTTATTATAGTTGTCACTTGAtaccaaaaataaaaccagagactggcaataaataaaaacaaatccatACAtgtcacagagaagaagaaaaaacagctacTACAATGCACACGGACATTGTTTAGATCATTCGAGTTAACATTCTGTTGTCCAAATGAAGaggcaaataaataaaatcaatgctGAAATGTTAGTACAGCACATTTAACGCGACTGTATCTTATGGTACAAGCCATGACGTAAAGGTACACCTTCATTATCTGAAGAAGCCGATATGCAAGGCACAACAACTGGCGAAATTCTTTAAGCTCCATCagcttttcaaaaatatttcttGTCTTTCGTGATTATAAAAGAGaagaaatgacaaaacaatgtCAACAGGCCCAGTGTTTTGACTGTGGACAAAAGGCTGAGCCCTCAATTTCGTCGGTCCCACAGGGGCCAAAAGTCTcaacagagaaaaagggtggGGACTGTTATGTACCGGGATGCTTTACACTGGTTGTTTAAAAACAGCACAACTATTAAAGAAAATAGTAATTTTAGTCCCCAAATTAGTTTTCGAATCACAAAACATTGACTTTTATGTCTCTGCTGTTAATTGttcaaatttgtaaaattatAGACATACATAACAATTCCATATTGAACATACAAGTGTCTGAGGAAGGCAGATAATTGGGATTCAGCTGTGCCAACTTTATGGAACAAAATGACAATATGTTAAAGGGCAAGTTTGAGATTCTAGTTCCGCAGTGTTACTGAACATCAGTCAAGCAAAATATGTTTATGCCAGTAATGTGGATTTTGCTATTAGCTGgatgttagcttagcattaaaggggcactccaaCGATTTAGATCTGTATTTCTATAAAAAGTTTGGGGACTTTACAGACATGGATTAAAATTACAATGTCAAAAGCTATGTAGCATAGAC includes:
- the LOC126400818 gene encoding uncharacterized protein LOC126400818 — translated: MRERDFMPNMERGKPATYTGDKKAKMAAKTNKKWVRLATVFAYVLSVSLAAIILAIYYSLIWKPTSASSSAGKPGVPEEVTPTANISTNISTSTNATEWNSTQTGLLSLNQTRQGTTPYSQAFQWDDRAESVAVSGADIAHSQQEDGLYASSHGHTSAERSDTLGRQKHEVSLYMPSSTRESGHEEEEDRETHRQGDGATDKSDPDLQAAADAATVAPTSATSRADLRGD